The Chrysemys picta bellii isolate R12L10 chromosome 5, ASM1138683v2, whole genome shotgun sequence genome includes a window with the following:
- the LOC112059761 gene encoding immunoglobulin kappa light chain-like gives MISQAPLIWLLVLCIQDASGQIVMTQTPESLAVSPGDRITINCKASSSLTYQGKKYLAWYQQKMGQAPKPLIYLASTRASGIPERFSDSGSGTDFTLSISRVEAEDAGDYYCYQSTKAPHTLIQTNTQTELDHAKGQIVLTQTPESLAVSPGDRVTINCKASSSVSNSYMHWYQQKSGHAPKLLIYSTSTRPSGIPDRFSGSGSGTDFTFTISRVEADDAGDYYCQQAHSWPLTVIQSNAKTSLLSSASVPHCNSCFPAASQSITPTAVSQTYKLKMQEIIIVSKAMAGLPQ, from the exons ATGATCTCACAGGCTCCACTCATCTGGCTGTTAGTGCTCTGCATCCAGG ATGCCAGTGGGCAGATTGTGatgactcagactccagaatccctggcagtgtctccaggagacagaatcaccatcaactgcaaagccagttcAAGCCTTACTTACCAAGGCAAGAAGTACTTAGCCTGGTACCAGCAGAAAATGGGACAAGCTCCTAAGCCCCTTATCTATCTTGCTTCCACCCGTGCCTCTGGGATCCCAGAACGGTTCAGTGACAGTGGCTCTGGGACCGATTTCACTCTCTCAATCAGCAGGGTTGAAGCTGaagatgctggagattattattGTTACCAAAGCACGAAAGCACCACACACACTGATACAGACCAATACACAAAC AGAGCTAGACC ATGCCAAAGGGCAGATCGTGCTGACTCAGACTCCGGAATCCCTGGCAGTGTCTCCAGGAGACAGAGTCAccatcaactgcaaagccagttcCAGTGTTAGCAACAGCTACATGCactggtaccaacagaaatcaGGACACGCTCCTAAACTCCTTATCTACAGCACTTCCACCCGTCCCTCTGGGATCCCAGACCGGTTCAGTGGCAGTGGGTCTGGCACTGACTTCACTTTTACAATCAGCCGGGTAGAAGCTGatgatgctggagattattattGTCAACAAGCTCATAGCTGGcctctcacagtgatacagaGCAATGCAAAAACCTCCCTGCTTTCTTCAGCTTCAGTTCCTCACTGTAACAGCTGTTTTCCTGCAGCGAGTCAAAGTATCACACCAACTGCTGTGTCTCAGA CGTACAAGCTGAAGATGCAGGAGATTATTATTGTCAGCAAGGCTATGGCTGGACTTCCACAGTGA